One window from the genome of Populus alba chromosome 15, ASM523922v2, whole genome shotgun sequence encodes:
- the LOC118057286 gene encoding kinase-interacting family protein: MGDISLLQNTSGGLLTEGADERVKMLLKYLKSEEDMGGGDSFAERAEWYYQKRPQLLASLQDLYNGYTILLDRCNRMEKGKRLSKHLSSPKSITSDDDQDQEDSRGSSSCQFLDWDAESSLSYQQPPTSFQDGSNTVLGIDEIVADLVMKNVGNDILADQLSDMEKQQLGQESIWRKVELLKKLLEVLESERIVLLNENVRLGYKMQALLEENKGLSSEAMFMKRKAGELARCVLQMREDHRVSMLTRKIEDLQGQIYGLEMRNKEYYQQLLKKEEHQEDKISSSSSSKDGGVAFVGCCFQLEKMKLKKKNEAYVGNGGWSKWWSKVKNMDMFLCGFQCSP; this comes from the coding sequence ATGGGTGACATCTCCTTACTTCAAAACACCTCAGGTGGGTTACTTACAGAGGGAGCTGATGAGAGAGTAAAAATGTTGCTTAAGTACTTAAAATCAGAAGAAGACATGGGAGGTGGTGATAGTTTTGCTGAGAGAGCTGAATGGTACTACCAGAAACGCCCTCAACTTCTTGCTTCGCTTCAAGACTTGTACAATGGGTACACAATCTTGCTGGACAGATGCAATAGAATGGAGAAGGGCAAGAGACTTAGCAAACATCTCTCTTCTCCAAAGTCAATCACCTCTGATGATGATCAAGATCAAGAAGACAGTCGTGGATCTAGCAGCTGCCAGTTTCTCGATTGGGATGCTGAGAGCTCACTGTCTTACCAACAACCACCGACCTCTTTTCAAGATGGAAGTAATACCGTTCTTGGCATTGATGAGATTGTAGCGGATCTTGTAATGAAGAATGTAGGGAATGACATATTAGCAGACCAGCTTAGTGACATGGAGAAGCAGCAGCTAGGTCAAGAATCAATATGGAGGAAAGTAGAGTTGTTAAAGAAGCTTCTTGAGGTGTTAGAGTCAGAGAGGATAGTGTTACTGAATGAGAATGTTAGATTGGGGTACAAAATGCAAgctttattggaagaaaacaaagggTTGTCATCTGAGGCTATGTTCATGAAGAGGAAAGCTGGTGAACTTGCTAGGTGTGTGTTACAGATGAGGGAGGATCACAGGGTTTCTATGCTAACTAGGAAAATTGAGGATCTTCAAGGGCAGATATATGGGTTGGAGATGAGAAACAAGGAGTACTATCAACAGTTGCTGAAGAAAGAGGAGCATCAGGAAGATAAaattagcagcagcagcagcagcaaagaTGGTGGCGTGGCTTTTGTGGGTTGTTGCTTCCAACTGGAGAAgatgaagttgaagaaaaagaatgaaGCATATGTTGGGAATGGTGGATGGTCAAAATGGTGGAGCAAGGTCAAGAACATGGACATGTTCTTGTGTGGCTTTCAGTGCTCCCCTTGA
- the LOC118057290 gene encoding uncharacterized protein isoform X2 yields the protein MASLSVANNNSIKKSAAVLYHYPCPDGAFAALAAHLYFKATSLPAIFFPNTVYSPIKPDQLPLHQFSHVYLLDFVGPSGFVQQLSSEVPRVVILDHHKTAMEALGGRSFEGENVSKVIDMERSGATIAFDYFKHKLLESGKNNYDEIIAEFDRVRRVFEYIEDGDLWRWRLENSKAFSSGLKDSNLEFNAQLNPSLFDQLLSLSLESVISQGIVSLSVKQKLIDDTLDQSYEIALGGGAFGSCLAVNADSVSELRSELGHQLATKSRNLKLRGIGAIVYRVPELENDEMLKISLRSVDSEDTTPISEEFGGGGHRNASSFMISSADFEQWKVGKSASF from the exons ATGGCTTCTCTAAGTGTAGCCaacaataattcaattaaaaaatcagcAGCAGTACTATACCACTATCCATGCCCAGATGGTGCTTTTGCTGCATTAGCAGCTCACCTTTACTTCAAAGCCACTTCTCTTCCCGCTATTTTCTTTCCAAACACTGTCTACAGCCCCATCAAGCCAGACCAACTTCCTCTCCATCAATTCAGTCATGTCTACCTTCTTGATTTCGTGGGGCCTTCTGGTTTTGTCCAACAACTCTCCTCCGAAGTTCCCAG GGTGGTTATATTGGATCATCACAAAACAGCAATGGAGGCGTTAGGTGGTAGAAGTTTTGAGGGAGAGAATGTGAGTAAAGTTATAGATATGGAAAGGAGTGGGGCTACTATTGCTTTTGATTATTTCAAGCATAAGCTTTTAGAGAGTGGTAAGAACAATTATGATGAGATAATCGCTGAATTTGATCGTGTTAGACGGGTATTTGAGTATATAGAAGATGGGGATCTTTGGAGATGGAGACTTGAAAATAGCAAAGCTTTTAGTAGTGGTTTGAAAGATTCGAACCTTGAATTCAATGCCCAATTGAACCCCTCCTTGTTCGACCAG TTGCTGTCATTGAGTCTGGAGTCTGTCATCAGTCAAGGCATAGTGAGTTTATCAGTCAAGCAAAAGTTAATAGATGACACCCTTGATCAGTCATATGAAATTGCACTTGGAGGTGGAGCCTTTGGAAGTTGCCTG GCTGTTAATGCCGATTCAGTTTCAGAGTTAAGGAGTGAATTAGGACACCAGTTAGCTACTAAGAGTCGTAATCTGAAGTTGAG GGGAATTGGAGCCATTGTATATAGAGTACCAGAGCTTGAAAATGATGAGATGCTGAAAATCAGCCTTAGGAGTGTGGATAGCGAAGACACAACACCCATCTCAGAG GAATTTGGTGGTGGTGGACATCGAAATGCCAGTTCCTTCATGATAAGTTCTGCAGATTTTGAACAATGGAAGGTTGGCAAAAGTGCTTCATTTTAG
- the LOC118057289 gene encoding protein REVEILLE 7 isoform X2, translating to MAAAAKERIEGTKRNSFGKASDCCTNGSEQSEIVLQLNELHSFGSDNIPKVRKPYTITKQREKWTEEEHQRFLEALKLYGRGWRKIQEHVGTKTAVQIRSHAQKIFSKVVWESSGSNESSLKPIEIPPPRPKRKPAHPYPRKSVDICKGTPASSQLDGSPSPNSSASEKENLSPTSVLSALASDTLGTALSEQHNACPSPTSCTTDIHSISLSPSAKEAEHLTSNSSREEEKETFSLIEMSCSPLEKFLSKKFELGSDDTVCAEGDATKEASSTSIKLFGMTVMVAASHKKSPPGAELVLSMTSNENQDNADTDKEKPAQTLLLKQSEIELSLGMENSDQNQLPSPASVFECTELQRGTANYFATNPSIPWWFFGNGVSFLPPTSYDHTSPHTPTPSYMPERSAEKEILYERSCTGSNAGSVGELENVEKSLDVVDSQCRQPSVEVKSSLQKCTRGFVPYKRCLGERDVKSTVIVYEERERQRARVCS from the exons ATGGCTGCTGCTGCTAAG GAGCGAATTGAAGGCACAAAGCGAAACTCCTTTGGTAAAGCAAGTGATTGCTGTACCAATGGCAGTGAACAATCTGAAATTGTTCTCCAGCTGAATGAGCTGCACTCATTTGGGAGTGACAATATTCCCAAG GTGAGGAAGCCTTACACTATTACGAAACAAAGGGAAAAATGGACAGAAGAAGAGCACCAGAGATTCCTGGAAGCTTTAAAGCTGTATGGTCGTGGCTGGCGTAAAATTCAAG AGCATGTGGGCACCAAAACTGCTGTTCAAATTCGAAGCCATGCTCAAAAAATTTTCTCCAAG GTGGTTTGGGAGTCAAGTGGCAGTAATGAGAGCTCACTCAAACCAATTGAGATACCCCCTCCTCGACCAAAGAGGAAACCTGCACATCCTTATCCTCGTAAATCAGTTGACATCTGCAAAGGAACACCAGCATCTAGTCAATTGGATGGATCTCCATCCCCTAATTCATCAGcatcagaaaaagaaaacctatCTCCCACCTCTGTTTTATCTGCATTGGCTTCAGATACTTTGGGAACTGCCCTTTCAGAGCAGCATAACGCATGCCCTTCTCCTACCTCATGTACCACTGACATACATTCTATTAGTTTATCACCTAGTGCAAAAGAAGCTGAGCATTTAACATCAAATTCATCCagagaagaggaaaaagaaacttTCTCATTGATTGAAATGTCTTGTTCACCCCTGGAGAAATTTTTGTCCAAG AAATTTGAGTTGGGTTCAGATGACACTGTATGTGCTGAAGGTGATGCCACCAAAGAAGCGTCTTCCACCAGTATAAAGCTTTTTGGAATGACAGTCATGGTAGCAGCTTCACATAAAAAATCTCCTCCAGGTGCAGAACTTGTTTTGTCCATGACATCCAATGAGAATCAAGACAATGCTGATACTGACAAAGAGAAGCCTGCTCAGACACTGCTGCTGAAACAATCAGAGATAGAGTTATCACTTGGAATGGAAAATAGTGATCAGAATCAGTTGCCATCTCCAGCGTCAGTTTTTGAATGCACAGAACTACAGAGAGGGACTGCCAACTATTTTGCAACTAACCCTTCCATACCATGGTGGTTTTTTGGCAATGGTGTGTCATTCTTACCCCCCACATCATATGACCATACCTCCCCACACACACCCACACCTTCTTATATGCCAGAAAGGTCAGCAGAAAAGGAAATTCTTTATGAAAGATCTTGTACTGGTTCGAATGCTGGATCAGTTGGTGAATTGGAGAATGTAGAGAAGAGTTTGGATGTTGTTGATTCTCAATGTCGACAACCTTCTGTTGAGGTAAAATCCAGCCTCCAGAAGTGTACGAGGGGTTTTGTGCCATACAAAAGATGTTTAGGAGAGAGAGATGTTAAGTCAACGGTGATTGTATATGAAGAGCGAGAGCGACAAAGAGCTCGAGTATGCTCGTAG
- the LOC118057287 gene encoding NAC domain-containing protein 54 isoform X1, which yields MSPVGLPPGFRFHPTDEELVNYYLKRKINGQEIELDIIPEVDLYKCEPWELAEKSFFPSRDPEWYFFGPRDRKYPNGFRTNRATRAGYWKSTGKDRRVNCQNRAIGMKKTLVYYRGRAPQGMRTDWVMHEYRLDDKECEDTSGIQVDSYALCRVFKKNGICSEIEEQAQCTSTSLSLMESSPQGVINEYETMSPDVPIASSSCVDQEEDKDDSWMQFITDDPWCSSNNAMVGGEEISHATFTD from the exons ATGTCACCGGTCGGACTGCCTCCTGGCTTTCGATTCCATCCAACCGACGAAGAACTTGTCAATTACTATCTGAAGCGTAAGATTAACGGCCAAGAGATTGAATTAGACATCATCCCTGAGGTTGATCTCTACAAATGTGAGCCCTGGGAATTAgcag AAAAATCATTCTTTCCGAGTAGAGACCCGGAGTGGTACTTCTTCGGACCCCGGGACAGGAAATACCCTAACGGGTTCAGGACTAACAGAGCAACTAGAGCTGGATACTGGAAGTCGACCGGAAAAGACAGAAGAGTGAACTGCCAGAATAGAGCCATCGGAATGAAGAAGACATTAGTTTACTACCGAGGCCGGGCTCCGCAAGGGATGCGGACCGATTGGGTAATGCACGAGTATCGGCTCGACGACAAGGAGTGTGAAGACACCTCTGGAATTCAGGTA GATTCTTATGCATTGTGTCGTGTGTTCAAGAAAAACGGAATATGTTCTGAAATCGAAGAGCAAGCCCAATGCACAAGCACCAGTCTCTCATTAATGGAGAGCTCACCACAAGGTGTGATAAATGAGTATGAAACAATGTCGCCAGATGTTCCCATTGCATCATCGTCTTGCGTGGATCAAGAGGAAGACAAAGACGATTCATGGATGCAGTTCATTACAGACGATCCATGGTGTTCTTCCAACAATGCTATGGTTGGTGGGGAAGAAATCTCTCATGCGACCTTCACTGACTAA
- the LOC118057285 gene encoding amino acid permease 3-like, whose amino-acid sequence MDAVRANLGGVKVKICGFVQYVDLFGAAIGYTIASSISMMAIKRSNCFHQSGGKDPCRMNANPYMIGFGIAEIILSQIPGFHQLRWLSLVAAVMSFTYSTVVLGLGIGKVIENKRVRGSLTGISTGTVTQTQKIWRSFQALGDVAFAHSYSMILIEIQDTVKAPPSEAKTMKKATLISVAVTTLFYMFCGCFGYAAFGDMSPVNLLTGFGFYNPYWLLDIANTAIVIHHVGAYQVYCQPFFAFIEKEAALRFPDSDFVTKDTKISIPGLRPLNINLFRMVGRTIFVVITTVISMLLPFFSDIVGLLGAWPLTVYFSVEMYISQKKIPKWSTRWLCLQILSVACLIITVAALAGTIAGVIVDVKTIKPFKTSY is encoded by the exons ATGGATGCTGTTAGGGCCAACCTTG GTGGTGTAAAGGTCAAAATATGTGGATTTGTTCAGTATGTGGACCTTTTCGGGGCTGCCATTGGCTACACAATTGCATCTTCTATAAGCATGAT GGCAATAAAGAGGTCTAATTGTTTCCACCAGAGTGGTGGAAAAGATCCATGCCGCATGAATGCCAATCCATATATGATAGGGTTTGGCATAGCTGAGATCATTCTGTCTCAGATTCCTGGATTTCATCAGTTACGCTGGCTCTCCCTTGTCGCTGCAGTCATGTCCTTCACTTATTCAACAGTTGTTCTAGGTCTTGGCATTGGTaaagttatagaaaataaaagagtcAGGGGAAGCCTAACCGGAATAAGTACTGGCACCGTGACTCAAACTCAAAAGATATGGAGAAGCTTCCAAGCACTTGGTGACGTTGCTTTTGCCCATTCTTACTCCATGATCCTCATTGAAATTCAG GACACGGTCAAAGCCCCACCTTCGGAAGCCAAGACAATGAAGAAAGCAACTCTAATAAGTGTTGCCGTGACAACGCTTTTCTACATGTTCTGTGGCTGCTTTGGATATGCTGCTTTTGGAGACATGTCCCCTGTCAACCTCCTCACTGGATTTGGGTTCTACAATCCATATTGGCTACTTGACATTGCCAATACTGCCATTGTAATCCACCATGTAGGTGCATACCAAGTTTACTGCCAACCCTTCTTTGCCTTTATTGAAAAAGAAGCGGCCCTAAGATTCCCAGATAGTGACTTCGTTACCAAAGATACCAAAATCTCAATTCCTGGTCTCCGTCCACTCAATATCAACCTCTTCAGAATGGTTGGGAGAACAATTTTTGTGGTTATTACCACTGTGATTTCAATGCTCCTTCCCTTCTTTAGTGACATAGTTGGTCTCCTTGGGGCTTGGCCATTGACCGTTTACTTCTCAGTTGAGATGTATATTTCACAAAAGAAGATACCAAAATGGAGCACGAGATGGCTTTGCCTCCAAATCCTTAGTGTTGCTTGCCTCATTATTACTGTAGCTGCTCTCGCTGGCACTATTGCTGGAGTTATTGTTGATGTCAAGACTATTAAGCCCTTCAAGACCAGTTACTAG
- the LOC118057290 gene encoding uncharacterized protein isoform X1, with translation MASLSVANNNSIKKSAAVLYHYPCPDGAFAALAAHLYFKATSLPAIFFPNTVYSPIKPDQLPLHQFSHVYLLDFVGPSGFVQQLSSEVPRVVILDHHKTAMEALGGRSFEGENVSKVIDMERSGATIAFDYFKHKLLESGKNNYDEIIAEFDRVRRVFEYIEDGDLWRWRLENSKAFSSGLKDSNLEFNAQLNPSLFDQLLSLSLESVISQGIVSLSVKQKLIDDTLDQSYEIALGGGAFGSCLAVNADSVSELRSELGHQLATKSRNLKLSAYLFLCRGIGAIVYRVPELENDEMLKISLRSVDSEDTTPISEEFGGGGHRNASSFMISSADFEQWKVGKSASF, from the exons ATGGCTTCTCTAAGTGTAGCCaacaataattcaattaaaaaatcagcAGCAGTACTATACCACTATCCATGCCCAGATGGTGCTTTTGCTGCATTAGCAGCTCACCTTTACTTCAAAGCCACTTCTCTTCCCGCTATTTTCTTTCCAAACACTGTCTACAGCCCCATCAAGCCAGACCAACTTCCTCTCCATCAATTCAGTCATGTCTACCTTCTTGATTTCGTGGGGCCTTCTGGTTTTGTCCAACAACTCTCCTCCGAAGTTCCCAG GGTGGTTATATTGGATCATCACAAAACAGCAATGGAGGCGTTAGGTGGTAGAAGTTTTGAGGGAGAGAATGTGAGTAAAGTTATAGATATGGAAAGGAGTGGGGCTACTATTGCTTTTGATTATTTCAAGCATAAGCTTTTAGAGAGTGGTAAGAACAATTATGATGAGATAATCGCTGAATTTGATCGTGTTAGACGGGTATTTGAGTATATAGAAGATGGGGATCTTTGGAGATGGAGACTTGAAAATAGCAAAGCTTTTAGTAGTGGTTTGAAAGATTCGAACCTTGAATTCAATGCCCAATTGAACCCCTCCTTGTTCGACCAG TTGCTGTCATTGAGTCTGGAGTCTGTCATCAGTCAAGGCATAGTGAGTTTATCAGTCAAGCAAAAGTTAATAGATGACACCCTTGATCAGTCATATGAAATTGCACTTGGAGGTGGAGCCTTTGGAAGTTGCCTG GCTGTTAATGCCGATTCAGTTTCAGAGTTAAGGAGTGAATTAGGACACCAGTTAGCTACTAAGAGTCGTAATCTGAAGTTGAG TGCCTATCTTTTCTTGTGTAGGGGAATTGGAGCCATTGTATATAGAGTACCAGAGCTTGAAAATGATGAGATGCTGAAAATCAGCCTTAGGAGTGTGGATAGCGAAGACACAACACCCATCTCAGAG GAATTTGGTGGTGGTGGACATCGAAATGCCAGTTCCTTCATGATAAGTTCTGCAGATTTTGAACAATGGAAGGTTGGCAAAAGTGCTTCATTTTAG
- the LOC118057287 gene encoding NAC domain-containing protein 54 isoform X2, translated as MSPVGLPPGFRFHPTDEELVNYYLKRKINGQEIELDIIPEVDLYKCEPWELAEKSFFPSRDPEWYFFGPRDRKYPNGFRTNRATRAGYWKSTGKDRRVNCQNRAIGMKKTLVYYRGRAPQGMRTDWVMHEYRLDDKECEDTSGIQDSYALCRVFKKNGICSEIEEQAQCTSTSLSLMESSPQGVINEYETMSPDVPIASSSCVDQEEDKDDSWMQFITDDPWCSSNNAMVGGEEISHATFTD; from the exons ATGTCACCGGTCGGACTGCCTCCTGGCTTTCGATTCCATCCAACCGACGAAGAACTTGTCAATTACTATCTGAAGCGTAAGATTAACGGCCAAGAGATTGAATTAGACATCATCCCTGAGGTTGATCTCTACAAATGTGAGCCCTGGGAATTAgcag AAAAATCATTCTTTCCGAGTAGAGACCCGGAGTGGTACTTCTTCGGACCCCGGGACAGGAAATACCCTAACGGGTTCAGGACTAACAGAGCAACTAGAGCTGGATACTGGAAGTCGACCGGAAAAGACAGAAGAGTGAACTGCCAGAATAGAGCCATCGGAATGAAGAAGACATTAGTTTACTACCGAGGCCGGGCTCCGCAAGGGATGCGGACCGATTGGGTAATGCACGAGTATCGGCTCGACGACAAGGAGTGTGAAGACACCTCTGGAATTCAG GATTCTTATGCATTGTGTCGTGTGTTCAAGAAAAACGGAATATGTTCTGAAATCGAAGAGCAAGCCCAATGCACAAGCACCAGTCTCTCATTAATGGAGAGCTCACCACAAGGTGTGATAAATGAGTATGAAACAATGTCGCCAGATGTTCCCATTGCATCATCGTCTTGCGTGGATCAAGAGGAAGACAAAGACGATTCATGGATGCAGTTCATTACAGACGATCCATGGTGTTCTTCCAACAATGCTATGGTTGGTGGGGAAGAAATCTCTCATGCGACCTTCACTGACTAA
- the LOC118057289 gene encoding protein REVEILLE 7 isoform X1, whose amino-acid sequence MAAAAKEERIEGTKRNSFGKASDCCTNGSEQSEIVLQLNELHSFGSDNIPKVRKPYTITKQREKWTEEEHQRFLEALKLYGRGWRKIQEHVGTKTAVQIRSHAQKIFSKVVWESSGSNESSLKPIEIPPPRPKRKPAHPYPRKSVDICKGTPASSQLDGSPSPNSSASEKENLSPTSVLSALASDTLGTALSEQHNACPSPTSCTTDIHSISLSPSAKEAEHLTSNSSREEEKETFSLIEMSCSPLEKFLSKKFELGSDDTVCAEGDATKEASSTSIKLFGMTVMVAASHKKSPPGAELVLSMTSNENQDNADTDKEKPAQTLLLKQSEIELSLGMENSDQNQLPSPASVFECTELQRGTANYFATNPSIPWWFFGNGVSFLPPTSYDHTSPHTPTPSYMPERSAEKEILYERSCTGSNAGSVGELENVEKSLDVVDSQCRQPSVEVKSSLQKCTRGFVPYKRCLGERDVKSTVIVYEERERQRARVCS is encoded by the exons ATGGCTGCTGCTGCTAAG GAGGAGCGAATTGAAGGCACAAAGCGAAACTCCTTTGGTAAAGCAAGTGATTGCTGTACCAATGGCAGTGAACAATCTGAAATTGTTCTCCAGCTGAATGAGCTGCACTCATTTGGGAGTGACAATATTCCCAAG GTGAGGAAGCCTTACACTATTACGAAACAAAGGGAAAAATGGACAGAAGAAGAGCACCAGAGATTCCTGGAAGCTTTAAAGCTGTATGGTCGTGGCTGGCGTAAAATTCAAG AGCATGTGGGCACCAAAACTGCTGTTCAAATTCGAAGCCATGCTCAAAAAATTTTCTCCAAG GTGGTTTGGGAGTCAAGTGGCAGTAATGAGAGCTCACTCAAACCAATTGAGATACCCCCTCCTCGACCAAAGAGGAAACCTGCACATCCTTATCCTCGTAAATCAGTTGACATCTGCAAAGGAACACCAGCATCTAGTCAATTGGATGGATCTCCATCCCCTAATTCATCAGcatcagaaaaagaaaacctatCTCCCACCTCTGTTTTATCTGCATTGGCTTCAGATACTTTGGGAACTGCCCTTTCAGAGCAGCATAACGCATGCCCTTCTCCTACCTCATGTACCACTGACATACATTCTATTAGTTTATCACCTAGTGCAAAAGAAGCTGAGCATTTAACATCAAATTCATCCagagaagaggaaaaagaaacttTCTCATTGATTGAAATGTCTTGTTCACCCCTGGAGAAATTTTTGTCCAAG AAATTTGAGTTGGGTTCAGATGACACTGTATGTGCTGAAGGTGATGCCACCAAAGAAGCGTCTTCCACCAGTATAAAGCTTTTTGGAATGACAGTCATGGTAGCAGCTTCACATAAAAAATCTCCTCCAGGTGCAGAACTTGTTTTGTCCATGACATCCAATGAGAATCAAGACAATGCTGATACTGACAAAGAGAAGCCTGCTCAGACACTGCTGCTGAAACAATCAGAGATAGAGTTATCACTTGGAATGGAAAATAGTGATCAGAATCAGTTGCCATCTCCAGCGTCAGTTTTTGAATGCACAGAACTACAGAGAGGGACTGCCAACTATTTTGCAACTAACCCTTCCATACCATGGTGGTTTTTTGGCAATGGTGTGTCATTCTTACCCCCCACATCATATGACCATACCTCCCCACACACACCCACACCTTCTTATATGCCAGAAAGGTCAGCAGAAAAGGAAATTCTTTATGAAAGATCTTGTACTGGTTCGAATGCTGGATCAGTTGGTGAATTGGAGAATGTAGAGAAGAGTTTGGATGTTGTTGATTCTCAATGTCGACAACCTTCTGTTGAGGTAAAATCCAGCCTCCAGAAGTGTACGAGGGGTTTTGTGCCATACAAAAGATGTTTAGGAGAGAGAGATGTTAAGTCAACGGTGATTGTATATGAAGAGCGAGAGCGACAAAGAGCTCGAGTATGCTCGTAG